The DNA window CCGGCGCCTTCTGGCAACCGGCCAGAACCAGCGCGAGAGACAGCGCTCCGGTGAGCGTGGGGCTGGGGGCAAGGCGATGATGACGTAAGGACATGGCACTCTGCTCCGCAGGATCGGCATCGATAAGACGCATCAAGCGCCCAGGGCTGTGAATGGACGCGGAAGCGACCGTTTACACTGGAGACAGGTGCGTGGCAGATGCGTAACGGCGTGAGGCCCAGGATGATCCTTCTCGACAAGGCATTCAAATCGCCACGGCGCGTTCGATCTCCACCGTCTGCTCGGGCGGCAGGTTCAGGTGGCGGCTGATCCGGTCGCTGTTGCGGGCCATGAAGGTAAAGGGCCGCCGCCGCCATGCCGCCAGCCGCGGCTTGTCCTCGCGCGGGACGGGGGAGCCATGCTCGATGTAATAGGTCACATCGCCCGGGTCGGCGGGCCTGATCTCTTCCGGGCAACGGGCGATGGTGTCGGGTACATCGGGGCTCTCCATAAAGCCATAGAGCGCGGAGATGCGCCACATGGCGGGGGCGAGGCGCTCGATGGTCATGCCATCCTCCCGGCTGACCCAGGGCACCTGCGCGATCTCGACGCGCAGGATGATCACATGCTCGCGCAGCGCCCGGTTCTGGCGGACGTGCCAGAGCAGGACGGGCGGAATATCCTGCGTGGTATGGGTGAGAAACACCGCCGTGCCGGGCACGCGGGTGATGCCCGGCTTTGCCAGCATGGCGTCCAGTTCCGCCAGCGGCTTCGCGCTGTGGTTCACCGCCTCGCGCATGGCGCCGATCCCGCGATGCCAGAGCCGCATC is part of the Novosphingobium sp. genome and encodes:
- a CDS encoding KUP/HAK/KT family potassium transporter, translated to MVDLSFLTANLSKVLQGGYIPLLLAALVYPVMRLWHRGIGAMREAVNHSAKPLAELDAMLAKPGITRVPGTAVFLTHTTQDIPPVLLWHVRQNRALREHVIILRVEIAQVPWVSREDGMTIERLAPAMWRISALYGFMESPDVPDTIARCPEEIRPADPGDVTYYIEHGSPVPREDKPRLAAWRRRPFTFMARNSDRISRHLNLPPEQTVEIERAVAI